Proteins from a genomic interval of Paracholeplasma manati:
- a CDS encoding cation transporter — protein MQAKFLVPNLTCQDCSCGHCAQMLLIGLKSHKDILSVKADYKQKTLEVDFQKPMTIRRIMIFAKNKGYDIEEIQAL, from the coding sequence ATGCAAGCTAAATTTTTAGTACCCAATTTAACGTGTCAAGATTGTAGTTGTGGCCACTGTGCCCAAATGTTACTCATTGGTCTTAAAAGCCATAAAGACATTTTATCGGTCAAAGCAGACTATAAACAAAAGACCCTTGAGGTCGACTTTCAAAAACCGATGACCATTCGAAGAATCATGATATTTGCGAAAAACAAAGGGTACGACATTGAAGAAATCCAAGCACTGTGA
- a CDS encoding GGDEF domain-containing protein encodes MNAKTNYVDIETRQYFHQANLVYMSTLAADLIIIPIIFFTGSMVSFYGNIIGFIIALLAVYLNKKKKYGLSAFLFILTITALGVVQVLLFGLNSGFMYYFFNMSVLIVYTKWRPSLKLVGVITQVVLFVLTFIYAINNPPFYPLAMGWLIFFHILNFVLNITGVANSAYYYIRIANDAQKTLSTLASTDYLTGVNNRVAFDTFMQEKKALFDKNKRTFGLLMIDVDHFKKINDTYGHGCGDDVLVDIATQLKEERGNQDFIARYGGEEFVYVIDAFQANTVRQVAERLRKKVENHTFKYQKQEIKLTISIGGIFVNKTCHNTLDGWIECADKHLYQAKDDGRNRVIIGETTDAS; translated from the coding sequence ATGAACGCTAAAACAAACTATGTCGACATTGAAACCAGACAATATTTTCACCAAGCCAACCTGGTATACATGTCGACACTCGCTGCCGATTTAATCATCATTCCCATCATATTCTTTACGGGAAGCATGGTCTCATTCTATGGCAACATCATCGGTTTTATCATTGCATTGTTGGCTGTATATTTGAATAAAAAGAAGAAATATGGCTTATCAGCATTCCTATTCATTCTAACCATCACAGCCTTAGGTGTTGTCCAAGTGCTTTTGTTTGGGTTGAATTCAGGCTTTATGTACTATTTTTTCAACATGAGTGTTTTGATTGTCTATACCAAATGGCGACCTAGTTTAAAACTGGTTGGTGTCATCACACAAGTGGTATTGTTCGTCCTCACATTCATTTACGCGATTAACAACCCACCCTTCTATCCTTTAGCGATGGGTTGGCTCATCTTTTTCCACATCTTAAACTTTGTTTTAAATATCACAGGTGTGGCGAATTCAGCGTATTATTATATTAGAATCGCGAACGACGCGCAAAAGACCTTGTCAACGTTAGCATCCACAGATTATTTGACAGGTGTGAATAACCGTGTGGCGTTTGATACCTTCATGCAAGAGAAAAAAGCGCTCTTCGACAAAAACAAACGCACGTTTGGTTTGTTGATGATCGATGTGGATCACTTCAAGAAGATCAACGACACCTATGGCCATGGTTGTGGTGACGATGTGTTGGTAGATATCGCAACTCAATTAAAAGAGGAACGTGGCAATCAAGATTTTATCGCCCGATATGGTGGTGAAGAATTTGTCTATGTCATCGACGCATTTCAAGCGAATACGGTTCGTCAGGTTGCGGAAAGGTTGAGAAAGAAAGTTGAAAACCATACCTTTAAATATCAAAAACAAGAGATTAAATTGACCATCTCGATTGGTGGCATATTTGTAAATAAAACGTGTCATAACACCTTAGATGGTTGGATTGAATGTGCAGATAAGCATCTCTATCAAGCCAAGGATGATGGCAGAAACCGTGTGATTATTGGAGAAACAACCGATGCAAGCTAA
- a CDS encoding TfoX/Sxy family protein — protein sequence MASSQDYVTYVVEKLRRFYDVTYRKMFGEYMIYIDLKPIILVCDDQPYLKIHESTTPILKDAETGYPYKGAKLHYLLDIDDDYITKQAIDALLPHVVIKPKKKKSI from the coding sequence ATGGCCAGTTCACAAGATTATGTTACCTATGTGGTTGAAAAACTCAGACGTTTTTATGATGTAACCTATCGTAAGATGTTCGGTGAGTACATGATTTATATTGACTTAAAACCCATCATTTTGGTCTGTGATGATCAACCGTATCTCAAAATACACGAATCGACCACACCCATTTTGAAGGATGCGGAAACGGGGTATCCATACAAAGGTGCGAAATTGCATTATTTGCTCGATATCGATGATGATTACATCACCAAACAAGCCATCGATGCGTTGTTACCCCATGTGGTCATCAAACCCAAAAAGAAGAAATCCATTTAG